CAAATAGTGGTGCTAGATTATGGCCAATACTAATGACCTGTCTAATAGTGGTGCTAGATTATGGCCAATACTGATGACCTATCTAATAGTGGTGCTAGATTATGGCCAATACTGATGACCTATCTAATAGTGGTGCTAGATTATGGCCAATACTGATGACCTGTCTAATAGTGGTGCTAGATTATGGCCAATACTGATGACCTATCTAATAGTGGTGCTAGATTATGGCCAATACTGATGACCTATCTAATGGTGCTAGATTATGGCCAATACTGATGACCTATCTAATAGTGGTGCTAGATTATGGCCAATACTGATGACCTGTCTAATAGTGGTGCTAGATTATGGCCAATACTGATGACCTATCTAATAGTGGTGCTAGATTATGGCCAATACTGATGACCTATCAAATAGTGGTGCTAGATTATGGCCAATACTAATGACCTATCTATTAGTGGTGAGACAGTAACTCCTGTGATGACGATATTTTCCTTATATGAGCTTACTCGTCATCGAGATGAGTTTGGGCTCTGATTCCTTCTCATCATTAGTTTAAGTCTGAGGAGAACATCGCCCTTTGATTCAGGCAGAGTTTCTTATGATAGGACACCATAGTTGTACGTAGAAACGCCACAATCATTTAAAATGATGGAATCTTCACAAATTTCCAGCCAATCAGCACTGAGGAAGATGACCAAATGAATAAAATCATCGCCAGAGATCCGTTGTCTGAGATGTCTGAGCAAGAGAAAGAGTTGTTATGGAAATGGAGGTATGTTGACACGAGACATTTGATCAGTGTACTTTTgaccttagcggacacctctataaaGAGGACACCTCTATAAAGAGGACACCATGGTATAAGGACTTTGATGTTAGCTCTTATTACTTGTTCCATTCGAACCAAAGCATATTCtattaattatttcaaatttagcattttgttcaattttccagAGAAGTTTGTCAAACGAAACCTGATTCACTTCCGAAACTCCTGAAAGCTGTCAAGTGGAACCAGAGAGAGGACGTGGCACAGCTTTATGTCCTCCTGAATAAATGGCCGACGGTATCTGAGGAAACCGCTATGGAGTTGTTAGACTGTGACTATCTTGATCTCAGAGTTCGTACTTTCGCTGTCTCGTGTCTGGAGAAGACTCTCTCAGATGAGAAGATATCCTTGTTTCTCTTGCAATTAACACAGGTACGATGAAATCTCTTTTGGTCTGCGCCAGTTTTGGCCGGTTGTTCAGTAGCCCTCTGAACTCAGCTTCATCATTTGAAGTTGACACTTTGGAGATGGAACATTCCCTGGATGTGGAGAAAGGTTTGGGTGAACGTCTTCCAACACCAGGCAGACCCAAGGTGTAACTGTCTTGGTGGAGATCTGAGCCTAGACCTTGATCAGTATAAACACGCTATCAAAAGACTCACCATTACTATCATTAATCCATATTTGCAGGTGATCAAGTTTGAGCCGTACCTTGACAACCCACTCACGCGCTTCCTCCTCAACAAGGCGTTGATGAACCAGAAGATTGGACATTTCTTCTTCTGGCACTTGAAGTCCGAGATGCACCAAATCTCTGTCAAGGTCAAATTCGGCCTCATCCTGGAGGCATATTGCCGTGGCTGTGGTGCATATCTCAAGTCGTTGAACCGCCAGGTGGAGGCACTGGAGAAACTCACCATGCTCACCGAAACTTTGAAGAACGAGAGAGATGTAAGATATCTTAAAAATGTCCCGATTTTTGTCAAGTCATTTGCTTGCATGACAACTTGAGTAGATAAGAGAACAGTCTGATGTATTCTGACCTGCTTCACCCGCAGTCTACTTGCTTTTCCAAAGTTTGTTATGCAGAATATGTAATGTTTCTATTGTGTTCTCAAGGATAACCAGCTGTCGGTGTTGTGGGACCGAGTGAACCAGGCAGACTACAAAGAAGCACTCCAGAACTTCTCTTCTCCCCTCAACCCAAGTTACACCCTCGGTGAACTGCAGTAAGTATCTAGTTAACCCCCTCCGTTACCTGATTTCTGGTTCCGACATTGTTAAAACTCCTAATCTGCACTTGACCAAACTACACAATAAGTTTTTTTAAAGGAGTGTCTGTTTCTCGGCAGTTTTCTGGTGACTGACTGCCCCTCCTCTCTCCTCTTTCAGAATCCAAACATGTAAGATCATGCAATCCAAGAAGCGCCCCCTGTGGTTAGACTGGAAAAACCCCGACCCGACAGCTGAGTGTTTGTTCAGCGACTTCATGATTATCTTCAAAAACGGCGACGGTGAGTCTGATATGTCCCATGTCTGGGCATCGTTTGGGCGTGGCCAAATCAGCTCGATCATCGCCAGGTTAGAGATGCTGGTGTTAGGCTGCGATGGAGCTGCTTCCTGATTGACAGGTTGTCGATTTCTGAAGAAACCAATCAAGTCTTCTCTAGCGTGAAAGAGTGCAAACACTAGTGATCCCTCCTAGTGGCTGCCATTTGGTGAGGATGGAAATAACTCATGATAATATAGCAAAATGTCATTATGATGGAAGTTGTCATTGACCATGGAATGTGTGTTTTCAGATCTGCGGCAGGATATGTTGACCTTACAGGTGATTGGAATCATGGATCGCATTTGGCAGAGTGAGGGCCTTGATCTCAGGTAGCTCTTAGTTTCAGTTGATCATAGCTTGTTAGACTTAGAGGGTGGCGTGGGTTGGTTGGTGAAGCCATCTTACATTGTATGATTCGTACAATGATGTGTGTGACAGTTGACTTGTAATAAAGCTTATGGATCATGTTGACAGACTTTATTAGCTTGTACTGTGTGGTGTTATCAGCAATTGGGGCTATCGTCATTACCATATTTCCACAGGCCTTCAAGAGGCCACAACAATTGATCAGAAGTCTGTTACCCCATTGTAATATATCTGACTACAGAATGACTCCCTATGGGTGTTTGTCAACGGGGACAGATGTTGGTATGATCGAAGTGGTGAGAGACGCACAGACAGTCATGAAGATCCAGAAGAATACGATGATGGCGGCGATTCAGCTCAAAAACGACGTTCTCTACAAGTGGATCTCGAACAAGCATAAAGGAGAGAAGTGAGTACTGTCAGGTGGTTGATGTTTCCATGTTCTCATTCCTACCTCACAGACACCTGGTTCAGTTCAGCAGTAATGGACTCTTCCTCAGGCCTCCAGCTGAGGCTAGCACTCGGCCTCCAGCTGAGGCTAGCACTCGGCCTCCAGCTGAGGCTAGCACTCGGCCTCCAGCTGAGGCTAGCACTCGGCCTCCACCTGAGGCTAGCACTCGGCCTCCAGCTGAGGCTAGCACTCGGCCTCCAGCTGAGGCTAGCACTCGGCCTCCAGCTGAGGCTAGCACTCGGCCTCCACCTGAGGCTAGCACTCGGCCTCCACCTGAGGCTAGCACTCGGCCTCCACCTGAGGCTAGCACTCGGCCTCCAGCTGAGGCTAGCACTCGGCCAATCGCCTCAAACCCACAACACTAATTACGCCTTTGTCTTTTGCTGACAGAGTGCGATTCAGAAAGATTAATTCATTGATGTTTGCCTTTCAGAAAAGATCAAATAATTGACACATTCACCAAGTCTTGTGCTGGCTACTGTGTGGCCACATTTATCCTTGGCATTGGTGACCGTCATCCTGACAACATTATGGTCAATGAAGAGGGCCAGATATTCCACATTGACTTTGGCCATTTCTTGGATCATCGGAAGAAAAAATTTGGCATCAACCGAGAACGTGTTCCGTTTGTCCTGACAGAAGATTTCACAACAGTGGTAGCAAAAGGGGCAGACAATCCAACAAAAAGTGCTGAATTTTCAGCGTAAGTGTTGAGTTCAGATTTCCCCTTAATAAAAAGGTTTGGGGTGCATGGTTGTAAATTTGGGCCTCCGACTGGCTGGTTCTAATGTAGATTAAAGCATCAATTAAAATATTGAGTTAAGAGCCGAGTGTGAACAATATTCATATTGGATGATTTGTAATGTTATGTTGGACAGTGAGAGTCTCTACCACATGAAGACATGCAGTGACAGAGAGTTGAACCCGccacctcagaggtgacaaatACAGGTATTAATCATTTCATCCATTCTGTTGCAGATTCACGGAGCTCTGCGGCAAGGCGTACCTCATCCTTCACAAACACGCCAATATCTTCCTGACCTTATTCTCTATGATGCTGTCGTGCGGCATCCCGGAGCTCCAATCCCTTGACGACATTGGATATCTCCGTAAGACGCTTGCGGTGGAAAAGACCGAGGAAGAGGCTTTGAAGTATTTCCATCATCAATTCCACGATGCGTATGGCGGTGCTTGGACGACCAAAATGGACTGGTTCTTTCACTGGGTGAAGAATAGGAGATGAGGACAGGTCCACTTAGTGCAAATCATTTCATGTGTTCAGTCTGGGGAACATTTGTCTGAGCATGGAGCCCAACTTGTCCTGAGGACATCATGATTCTGAGTAGACTTGTGGCTGACATTTGCAAGCAACTTACAAATCACTGGATTCCTAAGTGTTGTTGAATATTACAGGTGCAGTGCAAATAAATGTGTACAGTCTGCAGTGCCATCTATTGGAATATGCCTACAGAGCAGATTCTCCTTTGTTGAGCTGCCATTGCCAAAATATTTTGCGAAAGTGGTAGATTGTTGACCAGTTTTGTCATAAACCTATTCAATGTTATAAAATGATGATATTCCAGAATTTTTCTTGCAATTATTCAAGAGTTACCGGTACTTTCACTTAAAGGGGGAGTACAGGCAGGAGGTCGGGTACAAGACTTCTACGGGGTCTTTAAATGAGTGTCGCGGTTGGCAGAAGTTGAAGAAATAATGTCCAGACTTTGTATGTGCTTACAGGAAGTTAAATCAAAATCCACACTTTAGAACACGGTATATGATGAGGTTTCATAGCAGCGGAAGATACAATAGTCTGGTGCAAGTTGCAAAGAAGACATGCAAAAAAAGGTGCTGACTAGTTATAGTTTAAAGAGATATCTTACCCGTGGGCAACAGTTTCTGGCGGTCCTGCCTTTAGTCTCCTTTGAGCTGTAAACATTTGTAAATAATCTGCTGTCTCATTGTGCTAATCAATTGATCATAGTGGAATCGTGTCTGTTTCCTGATTGTCAAGGCCCAGTAGTGTTGATCTCTATCATGGAGTGCTGCATGTATTGGCAGCAGTTGTATCAAATGTTTACCTCGTCTAACTTTGGTTTAGTCttgtaaatgtaggcctactttgacTTAGTCTCTTGTTTTCTTCTACGATTTCGGGTCTGAAATGGGGCGGGGGTTGCTTGTTGTACTCGTTACTATGCTGTCCAGTAAACATTCGAGATGGCTTCCTtagtttcaaaatggctgcctaaGTTGAGCCAACACATTGATCATTCTTGTATTATAGATGTGTATATTGTAATAAATGACTACTTTCTTGTAGAATTTGCTGTTTTCTGATTTTGACTGCCTCGTATCAATCAATCTGGCTGCTGCTGCCTCGTGTACTACGTCACCTTCACCAGTCTGTTGTCTGTCGACCTGGCTGGTGGTCGTTTCGAAACACCATTGTGGATGACCTTGGCCTTTGGTCGAGTTTCTAGAGAGGCAAAACCTGGTCATCGTGACAACTCATGCCGCCAACATTTACCTGTCCTGTACCAGGTACAACCTGCCTGCCACGCACCCGAGACAACATAAGGACCCTCCTGCCATTGGCATAGCTTCTATCtcactgtactcttgaagacagccACAACCTGGCCACAGAGTCAACTCATGTACCATACATATACCTGTCCTGTACAAGGCATAACCTGCCTGCCATGCACCCGAGACAACATAAGGACCCTCCTGCCATTCGTAGAACTTCCATATCGCCAGGCGCACCCAATCCAAATAATTGAAGAAAACACATGTAATACTGTAAATGGACATTGTTTATTATTAAAGTCTACATGTAGGTCGTTGACTTACTGCATTCTATGAACAAGTGTTAATGATACAGACGAGCTGAAGATTAGCGAGGGGAAGACAGACTTGACCATCaagtactggtacatgtatcactGTGTAACGCTCTAGCCTATAGTCAGCCACCAACCTCGTCCACAGGAGAACAGCCTCTCACAGGCAATGATAATCACTCATTTGCGGGTGTCATTGCAGGTGACAGCAAGACAGCGAGAGCTCCAATATTGCTCCTATTGGCTCGTCACACGTTGGCACATTGCACTCTCTCTAATACGAGTATGTGATGACTCTCCCTAGTGTCCACCCTCCAAACCACTAGCTCCCTCTAGTGTCCATGTCCTCGTAACAGCTAGGCGTTATAATACAAAAATACTCTTCAAAGACGCGTTTATGAAGGAACTAGGTAACAGTCTATGTGGTCCTTGGTTCGACTTAACTGAATAACATAAATTAAAGTTTGTACACatttttatattatatttacattttggctcaaggaattgatactgaattgGCGGTATTGGTTGCTTCACCAATCACCATGAGGGTGGAGCTACAATGAAAGCCAAAACTGAGGTAGCAGTGGAGACCTTGGGCAGCTCGAGCCATGTGAttatggtgagacaaccaattcaAACAGAGACGTATCGATTTCTATTttaaaacacctcaaaataaACACTGAAACGCGATTCTGACTGCCTCCATATTTGTTTCGCCCCAAGCAGTAATGCTCGCAACAGGAAACCGCTGTGGCCAAGACAAGGCACAGTGTATCATACATTATAAACAATACTGCAGGCAACCGATATATACACTTATTCTTCATGGGTGCAAACCAACTGAATGTCTGGTGAAATCGGGCCCCGCAAAGATAAtgtttgtgacatcatcaaactATCGGACAATGCATGTCTAAAATGTGGCCAATGAATGACAGCAATATATACCTTGATGTCAGTGACGTGACATTATCTAATGTCTGTGACATCACTAGGTTTGACGTGGTGATGTCATCTACTTGTATCTTTGCGCCGCCCTATAGCATGAAGTAGTGAACAGGAACCTGAGTCATGGACACTCAACTGCCCCAATTAGTCACACTCAACCAGCTTATCCATAAAATAATAAATAGGTTAAAATCTATAAATGCAATAATTTACAAAAATAATACATGTCATACTAATACGAGATATTGATTACAGT
The sequence above is a segment of the Lineus longissimus chromosome 12, tnLinLong1.2, whole genome shotgun sequence genome. Coding sequences within it:
- the LOC135496824 gene encoding phosphatidylinositol 4,5-bisphosphate 3-kinase catalytic subunit alpha isoform-like isoform X4, with translation MPPSSGELWGHHLMPAQVTVDCLLPNGIIVPISCTRDTTLETIKTELWREAKKYPLFYLLAEPTSYIFVSITQDALREEYYDETRRLCDLRLFQLILKIVEPKGNREEKMLNYEIGMAVGMSVTEFNEIKDLEVMTFRRNILNVCREAVGRRDAQGFRSQALYVYPPDIESTNHLPSHLAEKLEKENKNIIVYIWVVSQNGEKQRYAIKVAHMAFPETVIATAIRKKTRTMHMTSEQQEQCVIEYQDSYLLKICGCYQFLLERYPLSQYKYVRKCIARGKIPELMLMAKDDVYSSLPKNMFFLPAYVRRGVNALQQINKQKTMSLWEIEARLAVKINCATYVNVKEVSKFYIKTGIYLGTEALCSDKNTRQVTAANPKWDEWLNYDLELQDIPRCARLCLSLCCVSRRNKKVHYAIAWGNINLFDFNNRFQVEKIGLVLWPMPKGMDDLLNPIGTPGSNPNKDSACLEIEFDLFSSPVTFPPQSQIEAFAAISSRSARGFSPIEPISTEEDDQMNKIIARDPLSEMSEQEKELLWKWREVCQTKPDSLPKLLKAVKWNQREDVAQLYVLLNKWPTVSEETAMELLDCDYLDLRVRTFAVSCLEKTLSDEKISLFLLQLTQVIKFEPYLDNPLTRFLLNKALMNQKIGHFFFWHLKSEMHQISVKVKFGLILEAYCRGCGAYLKSLNRQVEALEKLTMLTETLKNERDDNQLSVLWDRVNQADYKEALQNFSSPLNPSYTLGELQIQTCKIMQSKKRPLWLDWKNPDPTAECLFSDFMIIFKNGDDLRQDMLTLQVIGIMDRIWQSEGLDLRMTPYGCLSTGTDVGMIEVVRDAQTVMKIQKNTMMAAIQLKNDVLYKWISNKHKGEKKDQIIDTFTKSCAGYCVATFILGIGDRHPDNIMVNEEGQIFHIDFGHFLDHRKKKFGINRERVPFVLTEDFTTVVAKGADNPTKSAEFSAFTELCGKAYLILHKHANIFLTLFSMMLSCGIPELQSLDDIGYLRKTLAVEKTEEEALKYFHHQFHDAYGGAWTTKMDWFFHWVKNRR
- the LOC135496824 gene encoding phosphatidylinositol 4,5-bisphosphate 3-kinase catalytic subunit alpha isoform-like isoform X3, coding for MMGDDDKLSKGCASSSTGCDVVDAATPKYAVVMPPSSGELWGHHLMPAQVTVDCLLPNGIIVPISCTRDTTLETIKTELWREAKKYPLFYLLAEPTSYIFVSITQDALREEYYDETRRLCDLRLFQLILKIVEPKGNREEKMLNYEIGMAVGMSVTEFNEIKDLEVMTFRRNILNVCREAVGRRDAQGFRSQALYVYPPDIESTNHLPSHLAEKLEKENKNIIVYIWVVSQNGEKQRYAIKVAHMAFPETVIATAIRKKTRTMHMTSEQQEQCVIEYQDSYLLKICGCYQFLLERYPLSQYKYVRKCIARGKIPELMLMAKDDVYSSLPKNMFFLPAYVRRGVNALQQINKQKTMSLWEIEARLAVKINCATYVNVKEVSKFYIKTGIYLGTEALCSDKNTRQVTAANPKWDEWLNYDLELQDIPRCARLCLSLCCVSRRNKKVHYAIAWGNINLFDFNNRFQVEKIGLVLWPMPKGMDDLLNPIGTPGSNPNKDSACLEIEFDLFSSPVTFPPQSQIEAFAAISSRSARGFSPIEPISTEEDDQMNKIIARDPLSEMSEQEKELLWKWREVCQTKPDSLPKLLKAVKWNQREDVAQLYVLLNKWPTVSEETAMELLDCDYLDLRVRTFAVSCLEKTLSDEKISLFLLQLTQVIKFEPYLDNPLTRFLLNKALMNQKIGHFFFWHLKSEMHQISVKVKFGLILEAYCRGCGAYLKSLNRQVEALEKLTMLTETLKNERDDNQLSVLWDRVNQADYKEALQNFSSPLNPSYTLGELQIQTCKIMQSKKRPLWLDWKNPDPTAECLFSDFMIIFKNGDDLRQDMLTLQVIGIMDRIWQSEGLDLRMTPYGCLSTGTDVGMIEVVRDAQTVMKIQKNTMMAAIQLKNDVLYKWISNKHKGEKKDQIIDTFTKSCAGYCVATFILGIGDRHPDNIMVNEEGQIFHIDFGHFLDHRKKKFGINRERVPFVLTEDFTTVVAKGADNPTKSAEFSAFTELCGKAYLILHKHANIFLTLFSMMLSCGIPELQSLDDIGYLRKTLAVEKTEEEALKYFHHQFHDAYGGAWTTKMDWFFHWVKNRR